One Kwoniella dejecticola CBS 10117 chromosome 10, complete sequence DNA window includes the following coding sequences:
- a CDS encoding urease accessory protein UreG has protein sequence MSNQQPVCQFSDRLTTALNAAQNDSQTPGRSHSHDGNGTGTGNDSSRPLSFSSSVSVNDPAPAYQHTHDGASHSHTHAHDHGEGGIWTPEATNEHGHTHEHLEHAGKFSERDMPDYSGRDWEERAFTIGIGGPVGSGKTALLLALCRALRDKYNIAAVTNDIFTREDQEFLIRNEALPTERIRAIETGGCPHAAIREDISANLGALEELQVDFGCEMLFVESGGDNLAANYSRELADYIIYVIDVSGGDKIPRKGGPGISQSDLLIVNKIDLAPHVGASLEVMRRDAAKMRESGPTLFTSVRNNDGVDTVIEAIVSAWKASGAAGKDGKGKGKAAGV, from the exons ATGTCCAACCAACAACCGGTCTGTCAATTCTCAGACAGACTGACGACAGCCTTGAACGCAGCTCAAAATGATTCGCAAACACCAGGACGCTCGCACTCGCACGACGGAAATGGAACAGGCACAGGCAACGATTCTTCGCGAccactctccttctcttcgtctgtgtCAGTGAATGACCCTGCACCGGCATACCAACATACACATGACGGGGCGTCGCACTCGCatactcatgctcatgaTCATGGAGAAGGCGGGATATGGACGCCGGAAGCTACGAACGAGCATGGGCATACGCACGAACATCTTGAACATGCCG GTAAATTCAGTGAGAGGGATATGCCTGATTATTCGGGAAGAGATTGGGAAGAACGAGCATTTACTATTGGAATCGGAGG TCCGGTGGGATCAGGTAAAACTGCCTTGCTCTTAGCGCTTTGTCGAGCTCTGAGGGACAAATACAATATTG CTGCCGTGACGAACGATATCTTCACtcgagaagaccaagaatTCCTCATTCGTAACGAAGCCCTACCGACGGAAAGGATAAGAGCCATTGAGACCGGTGGATGTCCCCATGCGGCCATCAGAGAAGATATTAGTGCGAATCTGGGAGCGTTGGAGGAGCTCCAAGTGGATTTCGGGTGCGAGATGCTGTTTGTCGAGAGCGGCGGTGATAATTTGGCGG CCAACTATTCAAGAGAGCTCGCGGACTACATCATCTACGTGATTGACGTCAGTGGTGGAGATAAGATCCCCAGGAAAGGTGGACCGGGTATTTCTCAATCGGATTTATTGATCGTGAACAAG ATTGACTTGGCGCCTCACGTCGGAGCATCGCTGGAAGTCATGCGCAGGGATGCCGCCAAAATGCGAGAAAGCGGTCCCACACTCTTCACATCGGTCAGGAATAACGACGGGGTCGATACGGTCATCGAAGCGATTGTCAGTGCTTGGAAAGCTAGTGGAGCAGCAGGGAAGGACGGTAAaggaaagggcaaagctGCTGGGGTATGA